A window of the Musa acuminata AAA Group cultivar baxijiao unplaced genomic scaffold, Cavendish_Baxijiao_AAA HiC_scaffold_1072, whole genome shotgun sequence genome harbors these coding sequences:
- the LOC135585934 gene encoding vacuolar cation/proton exchanger 3-like isoform X3, translated as MFFSLLAFLTFNLEETSFCTLGFLTELVNLRIGTKEKAIRFHFGIKEMSGKLRVGFDSQTSSKMGSMDGRSDHEFEDESLVSPMELTKMTNGLTGIHHGSFSAVEQQKSIDNINTSLLRSLKVILFTSKINILMPCGPLAVVIHHLTEDQGWVFFLSLLGIIPLAERLGFATEQLALFTGPTVGGLLNATFGNATEMIISVHALKGGMIRVVQQSLLGSILSNMLLVLGCAFFCGGIVFMKKDQVFDKAAAVVNSGLLLMAVMGLLFPAVLHYTHSEVHYGKSELALSRFSSCIMLVAYAFYLVFQLKGHNESYERVNEEGGQNEGGTDDEEVPEISKWEAIIWLAILTGWISVLSDYLVDAIQGASAAWNIPIAFISVILLPIVGNAAEHASAIMFAMKDKLDISLGVAIGSSTQISMFGIPFCVVVGWILGRPMDLNFQLFETASLFITVLVVAFMLQEGTSNYFKGLMLVLCYLIVAASFFVHVDPSPVQDKKP; from the exons ATGTTCTTCTCACTGCTCGCCTTTCTAACGTTCAACCTCGAGGAAACTTCCTTCTGCACTCTTGGTTTTCTCACAGAATTAGTCAACCTTAGGATCGGCACAAAAGAGAAGGCGATACGTTTTCATTTCGGAATCAAGGAAATGAGCGGGAAGCTGCGGGTCGGCTTCGATTCGCAAACGTCTTCGAAG ATGGGTTCTATGGATGGTAGATCAGACCATGAATTTGAAGATGAAAGCCTTGTTAGCCCCATGGAACTCACAAAAATGACTAATGGTCTGACTGGAATTCATCATGGTTCCTTCTCTGCTGTGGAACAACAGAAAAGTATCGACAACATCAATACCAGCTTGTTGAGGAGCTTAAAAGTAATACTGTTTACATCCAAGATAAATATATTGATGCCTTGTGGACCTTTAGCAGTCGTGATTCATCATTTGACTGAGGATCAA GGATGGGTGTTCTTTCTGAGCTTGCTGGGCATTATTCCATTGGCAGAGCGTTTAGGTTTTGCCACAGA GCAGCTAGCACTTTTCACAGGACCAACAG TGGGAGGCCTTCTGAATGCTACTTTTGGAAATGCAACAGAGATGATAATATCGGTCCATGCACTAAAAGGTGGAATGATACGGGTCGTTCAACAGTCGCTACTAGGATCCATATTGTCAAATATGCTGCTGGTTCTTGGTTGCGCATTCTTCTGCGGAGGGATTGTTTTTATGAAGAAGGACCAAGTCTTCGATAAG GCAGCTGCTGTAGTGAACTCTGGCTTGCTTCTGATGGCAGTGATGGGCTTGCTCTTCCCTGCTGTTCTCCATTACACACACTCTGAAGTACATTACGGCAAATCAGAATTAGCCCTTTCAAGGTTTAGCAGCTGCATAATGCTTGTGGCATATGCCTTTTACCTTGTTTTCCAGCTAAAAGGTCATAATGAATCCTACGAGCGGGTCAATGAG GAAGGAGGTCAAAATGAAGGGGGTACAGATGATGAAGAAGTTCCTGAGATTTCCAAATGGGAAGCCATCATTTGGCTTGCAATTTTGACTGGTTGGATCTCAGTGCTCTCCGACTACTTGGTTGATGCCATACAG GGTGCTTCAGCCGCATGGAACATTCCTATTGCTTTCATAAGCGTCATTTTGCTGCCGATCGTGGGGAACGCAGCTGAGCATGCGAGTGCAATCATGTTTGCCATGAAGGACAAGCTC GACATTTCTCTAGGAGTTGCTATTGGGTCATCAACACAGATATCCATGTTTGGG ATCCCTTTCTGTGTGGTGGTAGGGTGGATATTGGGACGACCAATGGACCTAAATTTCCAACTTTTTGAGACAGCATCACTCTTCATTACAGTATTAGTTGTGGCCTTCATGTTGCAG GAGGGTACTTCTAACTACTTCAAAGGTTTAATGCTCGTTCTTTGCTACCTAATAGTAGCTGCCAGCTTCTTTGTACATGTTGACCCTTCTCCAGTCC AAGACAAGAAACCCTGA
- the LOC135585934 gene encoding vacuolar cation/proton exchanger 3-like isoform X1 — protein sequence MFFSLLAFLTFNLEETSFCTLGFLTELVNLRIGTKEKAIRFHFGIKEMSGKLRVGFDSQTSSKMGSMDGRSDHEFEDESLVSPMELTKMTNGLTGIHHGSFSAVEQQKSIDNINTSLLRSLKVILFTSKINILMPCGPLAVVIHHLTEDQGWVFFLSLLGIIPLAERLGFATEQLALFTGPTVGGLLNATFGNATEMIISVHALKGGMIRVVQQSLLGSILSNMLLVLGCAFFCGGIVFMKKDQVFDKAAAVVNSGLLLMAVMGLLFPAVLHYTHSEVHYGKSELALSRFSSCIMLVAYAFYLVFQLKGHNESYERVNEEGGQNEGGTDDEEVPEISKWEAIIWLAILTGWISVLSDYLVDAIQGASAAWNIPIAFISVILLPIVGNAAEHASAIMFAMKDKLDISLGVAIGSSTQISMFGIPFCVVVGWILGRPMDLNFQLFETASLFITVLVVAFMLQEGTSNYFKGLMLVLCYLIVAASFFVHVDPSPVREFLTSVASLPYASTRNQNLSHTDRKHLITAFASSIQHCKCIYSFGHSTHLNGRMGIIFLQKTRNPEDSRRALFRMWNAKAGCEASTVALGSQFQQRSSDSSG from the exons ATGTTCTTCTCACTGCTCGCCTTTCTAACGTTCAACCTCGAGGAAACTTCCTTCTGCACTCTTGGTTTTCTCACAGAATTAGTCAACCTTAGGATCGGCACAAAAGAGAAGGCGATACGTTTTCATTTCGGAATCAAGGAAATGAGCGGGAAGCTGCGGGTCGGCTTCGATTCGCAAACGTCTTCGAAG ATGGGTTCTATGGATGGTAGATCAGACCATGAATTTGAAGATGAAAGCCTTGTTAGCCCCATGGAACTCACAAAAATGACTAATGGTCTGACTGGAATTCATCATGGTTCCTTCTCTGCTGTGGAACAACAGAAAAGTATCGACAACATCAATACCAGCTTGTTGAGGAGCTTAAAAGTAATACTGTTTACATCCAAGATAAATATATTGATGCCTTGTGGACCTTTAGCAGTCGTGATTCATCATTTGACTGAGGATCAA GGATGGGTGTTCTTTCTGAGCTTGCTGGGCATTATTCCATTGGCAGAGCGTTTAGGTTTTGCCACAGA GCAGCTAGCACTTTTCACAGGACCAACAG TGGGAGGCCTTCTGAATGCTACTTTTGGAAATGCAACAGAGATGATAATATCGGTCCATGCACTAAAAGGTGGAATGATACGGGTCGTTCAACAGTCGCTACTAGGATCCATATTGTCAAATATGCTGCTGGTTCTTGGTTGCGCATTCTTCTGCGGAGGGATTGTTTTTATGAAGAAGGACCAAGTCTTCGATAAG GCAGCTGCTGTAGTGAACTCTGGCTTGCTTCTGATGGCAGTGATGGGCTTGCTCTTCCCTGCTGTTCTCCATTACACACACTCTGAAGTACATTACGGCAAATCAGAATTAGCCCTTTCAAGGTTTAGCAGCTGCATAATGCTTGTGGCATATGCCTTTTACCTTGTTTTCCAGCTAAAAGGTCATAATGAATCCTACGAGCGGGTCAATGAG GAAGGAGGTCAAAATGAAGGGGGTACAGATGATGAAGAAGTTCCTGAGATTTCCAAATGGGAAGCCATCATTTGGCTTGCAATTTTGACTGGTTGGATCTCAGTGCTCTCCGACTACTTGGTTGATGCCATACAG GGTGCTTCAGCCGCATGGAACATTCCTATTGCTTTCATAAGCGTCATTTTGCTGCCGATCGTGGGGAACGCAGCTGAGCATGCGAGTGCAATCATGTTTGCCATGAAGGACAAGCTC GACATTTCTCTAGGAGTTGCTATTGGGTCATCAACACAGATATCCATGTTTGGG ATCCCTTTCTGTGTGGTGGTAGGGTGGATATTGGGACGACCAATGGACCTAAATTTCCAACTTTTTGAGACAGCATCACTCTTCATTACAGTATTAGTTGTGGCCTTCATGTTGCAG GAGGGTACTTCTAACTACTTCAAAGGTTTAATGCTCGTTCTTTGCTACCTAATAGTAGCTGCCAGCTTCTTTGTACATGTTGACCCTTCTCCAGTCCGTGAGTTCCTCACATCAGTTGCTAGCTTACCATATGCATCAACCAGAAATCAAAATCTATCACACACCGACCGAAAACATTTGATTACTGCTTTTGCTTCAAGCATTCAACACTGCAAATGTATATACTCCTTTGGTCATTCAACACACCTAAACGGCCGAATGGGAATAATTTTTTTGCAGAAGACAAGAAACCCTGAAGATAGCAGGCGGGCATTGTTTCGGATGTGGAACGCAAAAGCTGGTTGCGAGGCATCGACTGTTGCTTTGGGTTCGCAGTTTCAGCAGAGGAGCAGTGATTCCAGTGGATGA
- the LOC135585934 gene encoding vacuolar cation/proton exchanger 3-like isoform X2: MDKIDEKPQLGIVHSHFEMGSMDGRSDHEFEDESLVSPMELTKMTNGLTGIHHGSFSAVEQQKSIDNINTSLLRSLKVILFTSKINILMPCGPLAVVIHHLTEDQGWVFFLSLLGIIPLAERLGFATEQLALFTGPTVGGLLNATFGNATEMIISVHALKGGMIRVVQQSLLGSILSNMLLVLGCAFFCGGIVFMKKDQVFDKAAAVVNSGLLLMAVMGLLFPAVLHYTHSEVHYGKSELALSRFSSCIMLVAYAFYLVFQLKGHNESYERVNEEGGQNEGGTDDEEVPEISKWEAIIWLAILTGWISVLSDYLVDAIQGASAAWNIPIAFISVILLPIVGNAAEHASAIMFAMKDKLDISLGVAIGSSTQISMFGIPFCVVVGWILGRPMDLNFQLFETASLFITVLVVAFMLQEGTSNYFKGLMLVLCYLIVAASFFVHVDPSPVREFLTSVASLPYASTRNQNLSHTDRKHLITAFASSIQHCKCIYSFGHSTHLNGRMGIIFLQKTRNPEDSRRALFRMWNAKAGCEASTVALGSQFQQRSSDSSG, encoded by the exons ATGgacaaaattgatgaaaaacctcaactgGGCATAGTTCACTCTCACTTTGAA ATGGGTTCTATGGATGGTAGATCAGACCATGAATTTGAAGATGAAAGCCTTGTTAGCCCCATGGAACTCACAAAAATGACTAATGGTCTGACTGGAATTCATCATGGTTCCTTCTCTGCTGTGGAACAACAGAAAAGTATCGACAACATCAATACCAGCTTGTTGAGGAGCTTAAAAGTAATACTGTTTACATCCAAGATAAATATATTGATGCCTTGTGGACCTTTAGCAGTCGTGATTCATCATTTGACTGAGGATCAA GGATGGGTGTTCTTTCTGAGCTTGCTGGGCATTATTCCATTGGCAGAGCGTTTAGGTTTTGCCACAGA GCAGCTAGCACTTTTCACAGGACCAACAG TGGGAGGCCTTCTGAATGCTACTTTTGGAAATGCAACAGAGATGATAATATCGGTCCATGCACTAAAAGGTGGAATGATACGGGTCGTTCAACAGTCGCTACTAGGATCCATATTGTCAAATATGCTGCTGGTTCTTGGTTGCGCATTCTTCTGCGGAGGGATTGTTTTTATGAAGAAGGACCAAGTCTTCGATAAG GCAGCTGCTGTAGTGAACTCTGGCTTGCTTCTGATGGCAGTGATGGGCTTGCTCTTCCCTGCTGTTCTCCATTACACACACTCTGAAGTACATTACGGCAAATCAGAATTAGCCCTTTCAAGGTTTAGCAGCTGCATAATGCTTGTGGCATATGCCTTTTACCTTGTTTTCCAGCTAAAAGGTCATAATGAATCCTACGAGCGGGTCAATGAG GAAGGAGGTCAAAATGAAGGGGGTACAGATGATGAAGAAGTTCCTGAGATTTCCAAATGGGAAGCCATCATTTGGCTTGCAATTTTGACTGGTTGGATCTCAGTGCTCTCCGACTACTTGGTTGATGCCATACAG GGTGCTTCAGCCGCATGGAACATTCCTATTGCTTTCATAAGCGTCATTTTGCTGCCGATCGTGGGGAACGCAGCTGAGCATGCGAGTGCAATCATGTTTGCCATGAAGGACAAGCTC GACATTTCTCTAGGAGTTGCTATTGGGTCATCAACACAGATATCCATGTTTGGG ATCCCTTTCTGTGTGGTGGTAGGGTGGATATTGGGACGACCAATGGACCTAAATTTCCAACTTTTTGAGACAGCATCACTCTTCATTACAGTATTAGTTGTGGCCTTCATGTTGCAG GAGGGTACTTCTAACTACTTCAAAGGTTTAATGCTCGTTCTTTGCTACCTAATAGTAGCTGCCAGCTTCTTTGTACATGTTGACCCTTCTCCAGTCCGTGAGTTCCTCACATCAGTTGCTAGCTTACCATATGCATCAACCAGAAATCAAAATCTATCACACACCGACCGAAAACATTTGATTACTGCTTTTGCTTCAAGCATTCAACACTGCAAATGTATATACTCCTTTGGTCATTCAACACACCTAAACGGCCGAATGGGAATAATTTTTTTGCAGAAGACAAGAAACCCTGAAGATAGCAGGCGGGCATTGTTTCGGATGTGGAACGCAAAAGCTGGTTGCGAGGCATCGACTGTTGCTTTGGGTTCGCAGTTTCAGCAGAGGAGCAGTGATTCCAGTGGATGA